Part of the Leptotrichia massiliensis genome, ATTCGTTCTGGAAAAGGAATTCAAGTAGTATACGGAACTCAGGCTGAGACATATAAAAATCAAATAAGAGAAAAATATAGAATATGATTTTAACAAATTTATTTGTTTTTTGTTTTAAAGTTCAAATTATACAAAAAATTTGATATAATTTTCTCAAGAAATAAAAAATAATTATAGACGTGAGGAAATAAATGATTTATTTTATTGGAGGAAAAAAGCAAAGAGAATTTAAATATTTTGAACTTTTGGAGAAAATTCGGAAAGAAAATATTGGAATTAGTGAAAGTTTTTTTGATGTGGATTTGAAGGAAAATGAAAAATTTTTGGAAAAAATAAATATTAATTCCATATTTTCAAGTCAGGAACTGGTAGTATTGAAAAGAGCGGAAAAGCTTAAAAATATTGAGGAAATTTTGAAATACATAGCAAATCTTGAGATAGTAAATAAGGAAATTATTATTGATTATGACAAGGAAGATGGGAAATTTGGAGTAAAATTAAAAAAGCTGCTGGATGAATTTAGTAAAAATAAACAAATGGAATTTTTTTTATTTCAGAAGGAAACAGAAGAGGAAATACGGGCTTATGTTGTAAATGAACTGAATATAAACGCAAGGGGTGTGGCAATGCTTCTTGAAATGATAGGGAGCAATCCGTTTAAGGTCAGAAATGAAGTTGCAAAAATTAAAATTTTTCTGGATGGAGAAAAGTTTGATATTGAAAAAATTAAAAATATTGTATCTATTGAAAAAGATTATCAAATTTATGAAATGACCCGAAACACATTGTTAAACAATCCGGCGGATGTAATGAGATACTTGGAGCAAAAAAAAGAATATATGGGAATCTTGTATTCTCTTTACAATGAACTTGAAATAATGTACAAAATAAGCTCGTTAAAAATGAAAGGTCGAAAATTCAGTAAAAATTACAACACTTTTAAAATAGAATTTGAAGAAATAAAAGAAATTTTTAAATCCAATAATAGAATCCCAAATTCCTATGTAATTTTCAAAAAAATAGAACTGGAGCAAAACTACACAAATGCCAGTTTAAAAAAATTAGTTTTTAGATGCTGGGAAATCGAAAAAGATATAAAGACTGGTAAAATAGAAATGGAAACAGGAGTTGAAATGTTAATTATGGAAATTTGCTCATTATTTAGAAAAAAATAATTTTAGAAATCCTAAAATATGAATAAATATAAACATCGAACAAAGATGTTTAAATAATTGATTTATAATTAGATTGCTTAAAAGCTACGTTAACTGAACCTGATAGAATTTTAACAAAAAAATTAAAAAATACGAATAAAATTTGAAAGCAAACATAAAAGAGGTGTATTTCTAATGGGAATATTAAAAAAAATATGGGATATGCTGCCAGAAGGACGTCCAGTTTGTGTGCCTAAGCCTGAAGCGTGGGGAGTAAAACAGGAGGAAGATAAAGAAGCAGATAAAGATTTAAAGAAAAAAGATGATGTGGAAAAAGTAAAAAAATAAAATTTTTTGTGAAATTAAGTTTTAATATAAACTGATTATTGTCAGAAAATAATGGAAGAGGGTGCATTTAGACGCGCTCTTTTTTATTTTATAAGATTTTTATATTAAACCCCGCTTAAAAATAGGAATAATTTTTTATAATAAGGTTGTTTGATAATTGGTTTATAATCATTCAACTAAATTATTTTTTAGATATTTTGATTAATAAATATTTTTTCATAATTACTATGTTTTTTCTTTTTTACTTTCACAGGATTACTTGTTGTCGCAAAACCTTATCTTGCAGTAAAGGTTTGAAAGTCTAAAAACATAAAGCAGAAATATACAATTATAAAGAAATGTGGTATAATAAAAAAAATATATAGCAAGTTAAATATTATGAGTACAAGTGAATGTAAAAAAACATTTAAAAGAAAGGATAATTTATGTTTTTAAAAGTAGTTCAAAATTTTTGGTATAGTTCAGTAATGAAAATATCAAAAATAGTTTTTGGTATTTTCCATTTTTTCCCTGCTCCTTTCCTGTATTGATCTTAGGAGTGACAAAGACCTAAAAGAAAAAGAATTTAATCGGATACATAATTTTTTTAAGACAGAATATAACTTGATATTGAGCAAGGAAGATTTTGATATAAATATGGAAGTCTATTATAAGCCCTTTTCAAAAGGTAGAGCTTTTCTTCTGAAACCAAAAAAACCTATAGAATATAAGTCAAAGTATTTCAGCGAGAACCTTGGGAAATTTCAGGAATAACTATAATGAAATATCCTAAATAATATTTTAAGAAAGGGAAAATAACATGAACAAATATTTAGAATTAAAAAAAGCAATAGAAGAATTTCTAGAATTGAAAAGAGATTTAAGGGAAAATAATGAATTACAAGAATCTCATAGTTTATCATTATTAGAGTATTTATGTATAATTAATTATGTAATATATGATGAAAGAGAAAAATTTAGAGAAGACTTTAAAACAAGAATTAAGGAAGAAATAAAAAAATGGAGTAGTTTTTATAGATTGGGAAAATTTGATCCATTACTAGATTACTATGTTTTTTTTGATTCTTCAAATTGGAATAATAGGAAAAAAATGGAAGAAGAGAGACAAATTAATATAAAAATTGGAAAATTGACAAGAAATATAAAGAAAATAAGTACAGAAATAGTAGAAAATGATATTTATCCATTTTAATTTTTAGAACTTAATGAGATTTAAATCATATTCTGAATTGACTAAAGAATTATGGTTATGCTTATCAAAAAAATTCTATTACTCGAAATTTTGATTTTAATCATATAGTACATGGAGAAACTAAGATTTAGGAACTAGAGGAAAAGGAAGACATTTTATTTTTTCTTCTCCCAATGGTTGAGATAAATACTTTATAATTTTTGAACTTTTTAAAAAAACAAATACTCAAATTTCTTGTGCTAACCTATGAGAAATTTGAATTCCCCCTTAATTTTTTAGTATTTCACAGCAAAGCGGCTTTACTAACCTAAGGCTGTTTTACCATAAAATATTGAAGAACGTACGCATTATACAGTAGTATTAAGGACAACTAATTATTTTAATGCAATATTAAATCAATCGTCTGCATTAACACCAAAATATCCGATTACTGTTTATAATCCTGAATTTGTAACAGTACAAGAAAGCAAAAACCTAAACGAGAAAATGACACCTAAATAATTTAGAGACTGGTATAATAATCCTCGAAATTATAGATTTGAAACACCGCACACTAATAGAAGTCATGCATATGAAAATATAACAACTCCGTTATTACCTCAATTTAATTCTCCAGCAATACCTCTATTAGAATACAAAACAGTACCATTATTAGAGTATAAGCCAGATTATATAAATAATATACAAAATATAATTCAAAAACAACAAATGAAAATACCTATAAAATAGAGAAAGGACAAAGCTATGACAATTTATTCAGCAGCAGATATGGGAACATATGAAGAATTTCTAAAATTATTTAAAGAAGGTGATCAAAATAAAATAAGTTCATCAGGAAGAAGTTTACTTTTTATAGCATTATGTAATACAAAATCAAAAGAAAGATATAGAATAGCAAATTTTTTAATAAATAAAGGAGCTGATGTTAAAATAATAACAGAAGATGGAATGAGTATGTTTTTTCCATTATTTTCTCATGGGTGGCAAGATATAGTAAAAACAACAATTTTGTGTAAGACATTATTGGAAAAAGGTGCAGATATAACAACAATATATAAGAAAGAGAAAACGGTTTCATTCAAAGAATTATTTAATATCGGCACTCCTGAAATAGAAATGTTACCGTTATACCAACTGATATTTTCTCAACCAGGACTTCCTCTTTTAGTAAAAGATAAATGGGGATTAACAGTAATTGAATTTGCGAGAAGGTTTAATAGACCAATAGCGGTGAAAATGATGGAAGATTATGTAAAGAAATATAATCTAAAAGAGGATAGTTAAAATTATTAAATAATCGTTGTTTTAAAAGATAGCGATTATTTTTTTTATATTGCATATAATTTGAGTTTTTAAAACAACTTTTTACCCAATAAATTTTATAAAAATAGTAATTTATAGTAATCTCAGTTAAAAAGTAGTAATAAAATTTTAAAATAAACTTGACAGTGTCAAGATTTGGATGTATAATCTTTACAGTGATAAGATAATGAAAGTTAGGGAGAATTTAAATATGGAAAAATCTAAAAAAAGTTACCATCATGGGAATTTACGGGAAGAATTGATTGAAAAAGGGATAGAGATGATAAATGAAGCAGGAGAAGAAAAATTATCTTTAAGAAAAGTGGCTAAAATGTGTGGAGTAAGTAATGCGGCACCGTATACATATTTTAAGAAAAAAAGTGATTTGCTTTACGCAATGAGCGATTATATATGGGGAATATTGGCGGTGAAACTTGATAGAACAAGGAAAAAATATGAAAATCAAGAGGATTTGCTGGTAAAATTAGGAAAAACGTACGTTATGTTTTTTTGTGAGAATCATAGATACTATCATTTTATGATTTCAAGAAAAAATATGAAAATAGATTTATTCTCAAAGTTTTCAAAAATAGAAAATAATAATGAAAAAGCTTTTAGCATATTAAAAATTGAGGCAATGAAAATACTTGAAAAAATGGGAGTGCCAAATCAGGATATGCAAGATAAAATTATAGCAATGTGGGCCTTGGTACAAGGATTGACAACAATAATGATTACAAATGATATAAAGTATTCTGAAAGCTGGGAAGAAAAAATAGAGGAGATAATAAAATCAGTTTGTATAGCGAAATAATCTTAAAAGAGAATTGAAAGTTGCTGGTTATTGTACAATTTTGAAACTTAAAATATTTAGCAGTTAAATTTTAGATAGATTTTAATATATCTATGGAAGGTGAGAAATATGGAATTAATTATACACGATTTAGATGATGAAAAATTAGAAAATCTAAAGTGGAAAATTGAAAAAAAAGAAAAAATTATGGATAAAATAAAAGATAGTATAAATCAAAGAAAAATAATAGTTGGGGAAGATGTGTCTATAATTTGTGACAATGATAGAATTAAAAGCTGTATGGGATGTTTTGAATGTTGGATTAAAACTCCAGGGAAGTGTAAAATTAGGGATGGATATGAAAGTTTAGCAAAATTATATTCAAAAGCAGATAAAGTTGTGATTATAAGTCAATGTGTCTATGGTTCTTACAGTCCATTTGTAAAAAATGTGCTAGATAGGACAATTCCATATTTGTTGCCATTTTTTAAATTTAAAAATAAAGAGATGCACCATATCACACGAAATAAAACAAAATTTGACTTAAATGTATATTTTTATGGGGAACATTTGTCGCCAAATGAAAAGAGAGCTGCTAAAGAAATAGTAAAGGCTAATAGTTTGAATTTAGATGTGAAAAATTTTACAGTTTCTTTTTTAGAAGATTAGGAGAATGATGAAATATGAAAATTAGTGTAATAAATGGAAGTCCAAAAGCAATTAAAAGCAATTCTGAAATATTGGGAAATTATTTATCATCCTTGCTTAAAGAAAATGAAATAAAAAAATATTATTCAATTTCTTTTAGATTAAATGATGAAAATAAAAATGAAATTTATAATAGTGATGTTTTAATATTTCTTTTTCCATTATATGTTGATGGTATTCCGTCTAATTTATTAAAGTTATTTGTAGAATTTGAGAAAGAAAAAGTTGTAAATCCAGCAACTAGAGTTTATTGCATAGTGAATAATGGATTTTATGAAGGTAAGCAAAATCGGTTAGCAATTTTGCAGATAAAAAATTGGTGTGAAAAGGTTAAGGCAGACTGGGGACAAGGAATTGGAGTAGGCGCAGGAGAATTGCTGCCATATCTGAAAAAATATCCATTGGGGCAAGGGCCACTAAAAAATTTAGGTAAAGTGTTAGATGAATTTTCTGCTAATATTATAACTTTAAAAAGTGATAAAGATATTTATATAAATCCAAACTGGTTGAAAAGCCTGTATTTTTTTCAAGGATCAATTTCATGGATTTTAAAAGGTAGAAAAAATAATTTGAGAGTAAGAGAACTTTTTAGAAAAAGTAATTAAAATTGTATAACTAAAAAAGACTATCCTTAGATTGTGATAGTCTTTTATTTTTGTTAATCTTAAAAAAATTTTTTTAAAATCAATCAGTGGCAAAAAAAATTAATTTGCCAATGAATTAACTTTTAATGTTAATCTAGATTTTTTTCTTGATGCAGTGTTTTTCTTAAGAACACCTTTTGTTACAGCTTTATCTAATTCTTTATATGCTACGCTTAATGCTGATTTAGCTTCGTCGACATTTTTAGCTTCAACAGCGGCAAGCACTTTTTTTACGAAAGTTTTAGTTCTGCTTCTAATAGCTTGATTTCTAGCTGCATTTCTTTCACCAATAAAAACTCTTTTTTTAGATGATTTTGAGTGTGCCATTTATTTCTCCTTTCAATAGTTTTTACTTAATAAAATAAAATGCTATATAATTTAATATATGCAAATTACACAATATATTATCATTTTTTTCAATAAAAATCAAGCTATAAAGAATAATTTTTTTCTATTATCTTGATACTAGGTTATTTTTACATAAATAAGTTTTATCATTATAAAAATTATGACAAAAGAAATACATTCGTATTTGATTCTTTTTCCTAATAACAAAATTTTGCTTGATAATTTCTTTATTAAAATAACTATTGTGATTCAAATTAAAAGTGTCGTGATTTTTTTGGA contains:
- the rpsT gene encoding 30S ribosomal protein S20, with the protein product MAHSKSSKKRVFIGERNAARNQAIRSRTKTFVKKVLAAVEAKNVDEAKSALSVAYKELDKAVTKGVLKKNTASRKKSRLTLKVNSLAN
- a CDS encoding ankyrin repeat domain-containing protein, producing MTIYSAADMGTYEEFLKLFKEGDQNKISSSGRSLLFIALCNTKSKERYRIANFLINKGADVKIITEDGMSMFFPLFSHGWQDIVKTTILCKTLLEKGADITTIYKKEKTVSFKELFNIGTPEIEMLPLYQLIFSQPGLPLLVKDKWGLTVIEFARRFNRPIAVKMMEDYVKKYNLKEDS
- the holA gene encoding DNA polymerase III subunit delta, whose product is MIYFIGGKKQREFKYFELLEKIRKENIGISESFFDVDLKENEKFLEKININSIFSSQELVVLKRAEKLKNIEEILKYIANLEIVNKEIIIDYDKEDGKFGVKLKKLLDEFSKNKQMEFFLFQKETEEEIRAYVVNELNINARGVAMLLEMIGSNPFKVRNEVAKIKIFLDGEKFDIEKIKNIVSIEKDYQIYEMTRNTLLNNPADVMRYLEQKKEYMGILYSLYNELEIMYKISSLKMKGRKFSKNYNTFKIEFEEIKEIFKSNNRIPNSYVIFKKIELEQNYTNASLKKLVFRCWEIEKDIKTGKIEMETGVEMLIMEICSLFRKK
- a CDS encoding NAD(P)H-dependent oxidoreductase gives rise to the protein MELIIHDLDDEKLENLKWKIEKKEKIMDKIKDSINQRKIIVGEDVSIICDNDRIKSCMGCFECWIKTPGKCKIRDGYESLAKLYSKADKVVIISQCVYGSYSPFVKNVLDRTIPYLLPFFKFKNKEMHHITRNKTKFDLNVYFYGEHLSPNEKRAAKEIVKANSLNLDVKNFTVSFLED
- a CDS encoding TetR/AcrR family transcriptional regulator, whose product is MEKSKKSYHHGNLREELIEKGIEMINEAGEEKLSLRKVAKMCGVSNAAPYTYFKKKSDLLYAMSDYIWGILAVKLDRTRKKYENQEDLLVKLGKTYVMFFCENHRYYHFMISRKNMKIDLFSKFSKIENNNEKAFSILKIEAMKILEKMGVPNQDMQDKIIAMWALVQGLTTIMITNDIKYSESWEEKIEEIIKSVCIAK